The DNA sequence AATTGTTTAGGCAAGAAAAAAGTCGTACACATAGTGCCGAGCTTTGGCTGTGGCGGCCTCGAAAAAGTTGTGGTCAACTTGATCAACAATTCAGAGCATTACAACGTCAAACACGTTCTTGTCTCTTTAACGACAGACTTCGAGCTTGCTAAAGAGATCAATTGCCCTATCGAAGTTTATTGTCTGGGTAAAAAGCCTGGCAATGATGTCATGAGCCATTTAAAACTGTTTAAACTACTGCGCAAAATCAAACCAACAGCGGTTCATACTTATAACTTCGGAACCATTGAATATCACCTCGTGGCAAAAGCGGCAGGGATCAAAACGACGGTACATTGCGATCATGGCAGAGGTGGTGATGATCCTAAAGGCCAAAATCAGTTTAATAACTTCTTTCGCAAACAAATCTCGCGGTTTATCGATCATTACATCGTCGTTTCGTATGATCTATTTAGATGGGTCACCGAAGATTTAAGGATACCAAAATCCAAAGTTCAGCTTGTTTTCAACGGTGTTACGATTGATAGAGATGTACCTGACAAAAAGAGTACTTCTCCAAACTCCGACGCACCATTTACAATTACGACGGTTGGCCGTATCGATCCAATAAAAAACCAAAAATTGTTACTCAACGCCTTTGAGCTTGGTAAACAGCGCTATCCTCATTGGCAAAACGTCAAACTGCAGTTGGCCGGAAATGGCCCTATTTTTGAAGAGCTCACTCAATACGCTGCATCTCTAAAGAGTGCATCGGATATTCAATTTTTAGGTTTTAGATCTGACGTCCCAGACATTCTTGCTGGCACAGATTTATTTGCACTTTCTAGCTTTTATGAAGCAATGCCGATGACCATTTTAGAGGCGATGGCACAAAAAACACCGGTCATCACAACAGACGTAGGCGGTATTTCCAAGTTTATTACTGAACAGCACGCGTGGCTTGTAGAGAGTGACAATGTTAAAGCTTATTGCAGCACGTTAAACGATATTATGTCTGATGAGCTCGGGCGTCATAAAAAGGTAGGCGTCGCGCATCAGCTCGTTTTCGATAACTACAGCATGGACAAAATGGTCGATAAGTATATGGATTTATACCAAATTGAGCGCCTTGAATTGGACGCTCAATTTGAGCACAAAGCGAGCTAGGGTAGATTTCTAACGAGCGGCGGGCCAATCAGCTTGGTAATTGGAATAGGTAACTTTTGCCAAACCTTTATCGCCAAATCGAACTTACCACTGCTTGGGGATAGATCAGGTACTTCCTTACCCTCTGGCACCCAGTGATACCAGTAACACTGTTGGGGCTCGGCTCCCCATTGTTTTTTAAACTTGTAGGTACCCGCGTCAATGGTCGAGCGGCCAAAATCAAATTCTTTAAAGCCTTGTTCAATAGCATGACTCAATATTTGCCAGTATAAATACATGTTGACCGAGATCCGGTTTGCATATTTAACCGTGCTCGCCCAAGGGATCTCCATACGCCCATTGTAATGAAGTAAAAATCCCGTTGAGACTGGTTTGTTTTGCCAATACACAACACACAATAACGCATTGTCTTTAAAGGTTTCTAAAATAGAACTAAAAAAAGCTTTGCTATAAACCGGAGTACCTAAATCACGCATGTTGTGGCAGAACACATGATAAAAGTCATCAAGCAACTCAAGACCACCAAATTTATGGCTGACGCCCTCTCTGATAGGACGTTTTATTTGCGACCGCCTTTTTGAGCCGATTGCCTTGCCTAGTGCTTCAGCTGATTCAGGCAATGACAAAACCATGTTTACCTTGTGAGTATTTACGTGCAAGTCAGGTAATTCGAGTTCGTGATCGGCACGTAATTGTAGATGCGATACTTTGCTAGATTGGGCAAGGTCAATTGCGGTTTTAATTAACGCATGTTCTATCTCAATACTCTCTGCTATGGCACTTCCGTAATTGAAGTAAGGCATCGAAACCATGTAATGACCAAACAACCAACTGTTCAAGTCGACAATTGGCATCACACCCACTATAGATTTGTCTGAGTTCTTTGCAATTAGATACAAGGGTTTTTGTTTTAACGTTTTTGAGATGACCTCTATCCAAGCCGTTTTGTGGTAAAGGCTAGAGGCTGTTTTCGAATCTACGTACTCATCCCATTGTGCGTAATCGTTTGGCGTCAATAAAGTAATGCTGACGTTTGTATCCATGTTATAAATTCTCTTTGTTCCCTAAGGCCCTAATTTGATCCATGACGAGCGTGCGTTCTTCAATAGTAGGTAGGTAAGGATAGGGTTTAACTTTGGCAGCTTGTCTCGAAAGGTACCACGAGTTACCTGGAACCATCTGGTTAGGGTGATTAAAATCACCAACAAACACATTGCCGCGATTAACAAACTCATCGTCTAAACGCTTAGAGATTAAAACGTTAACATCACGGTCGTAAAAAATGAGATTGTTTTTTAGCTCAATACGGTTGATGGCAAACTTCTTAGGCTTTTTCTCAAGTCCGTAAGCAATTAACTGGCTATTGGACGAATTAGGTCCTTGTTGCAAAATACTATCGCGAATAATTAGCTCACCGTATTCAGCCATATCTATGAGTCGACTATCGACGCCATCTAGAGTTGCAAGCAGGCTGTTTTCGACAAGTACTTTAGCCGAACGTGATTTGATTCCTGATCCTTGCTTTTTGTTGCTGACAATAGTGCTGTATCGAACGTTCAGTTCATCTGCAATGATATACATAGCGTGGCTATAACCATTTCGGTTACCCAGTCGTTCAAATTTCGAAAACTCTATGTTTACCGAGCCTTTAACTCGACTGGTCATTACACCGGATTGACTATCATGAACATACAAATCTCGAATGGTGATGTTGCGCCCTTCAAATTTTATACATGAGCCATTACCGTCGGGTACTGCAATATTAGTGCACTCAATCGACTCGACCAACACATTATTGCCTGTTAAAACCAATGCGGCTTTACCATCAACAAAAGCACCGTCAAAGACGACACCCGGCTCACCAATTATTGAAATATCACTTTTGGTGATATAAGCGCCTTTTGTATAAACACCTTTTTCTAGGTAAATCGTACTCTTATCAACAATTGCAGGTACTGCATCGGAAAGCGAGTCGAACGGCATCCCGTCGACGTATACTTTTTTGGCAGCTGCAGCTGGAGACATGACACAAGTCAGCACTAAACTCAAAGTGATAACTATGTTTATCACAAGTTTATTCAACAATTGAATGAACTGCATGAACGACGCTCCTGACTTTGTTACAAGATGCCTCGCGTATCAATGACAACTTTACGCGCAAACTCTGATTTATCTGCGGATTTGAATTCTTTATGGTCAACCAAAACAACAATGACGTTGGCTTTTTCAAGAGCTTGCTTCAATGAGACAAGTTCAATGTTCTTTTGGCTTAAAGAGCTAGGTAACTCCTTGATATTTGGTTCGACTGCAAGTAGCTCACCGACATGGTCGTTTGCTAATTGTTCTACG is a window from the Psychrosphaera ytuae genome containing:
- a CDS encoding glycosyltransferase, whose amino-acid sequence is MVSYNCLGKKKVVHIVPSFGCGGLEKVVVNLINNSEHYNVKHVLVSLTTDFELAKEINCPIEVYCLGKKPGNDVMSHLKLFKLLRKIKPTAVHTYNFGTIEYHLVAKAAGIKTTVHCDHGRGGDDPKGQNQFNNFFRKQISRFIDHYIVVSYDLFRWVTEDLRIPKSKVQLVFNGVTIDRDVPDKKSTSPNSDAPFTITTVGRIDPIKNQKLLLNAFELGKQRYPHWQNVKLQLAGNGPIFEELTQYAASLKSASDIQFLGFRSDVPDILAGTDLFALSSFYEAMPMTILEAMAQKTPVITTDVGGISKFITEQHAWLVESDNVKAYCSTLNDIMSDELGRHKKVGVAHQLVFDNYSMDKMVDKYMDLYQIERLELDAQFEHKAS
- a CDS encoding right-handed parallel beta-helix repeat-containing protein, which gives rise to MQFIQLLNKLVINIVITLSLVLTCVMSPAAAAKKVYVDGMPFDSLSDAVPAIVDKSTIYLEKGVYTKGAYITKSDISIIGEPGVVFDGAFVDGKAALVLTGNNVLVESIECTNIAVPDGNGSCIKFEGRNITIRDLYVHDSQSGVMTSRVKGSVNIEFSKFERLGNRNGYSHAMYIIADELNVRYSTIVSNKKQGSGIKSRSAKVLVENSLLATLDGVDSRLIDMAEYGELIIRDSILQQGPNSSNSQLIAYGLEKKPKKFAINRIELKNNLIFYDRDVNVLISKRLDDEFVNRGNVFVGDFNHPNQMVPGNSWYLSRQAAKVKPYPYLPTIEERTLVMDQIRALGNKENL
- a CDS encoding FemAB family XrtA/PEP-CTERM system-associated protein: MDTNVSITLLTPNDYAQWDEYVDSKTASSLYHKTAWIEVISKTLKQKPLYLIAKNSDKSIVGVMPIVDLNSWLFGHYMVSMPYFNYGSAIAESIEIEHALIKTAIDLAQSSKVSHLQLRADHELELPDLHVNTHKVNMVLSLPESAEALGKAIGSKRRSQIKRPIREGVSHKFGGLELLDDFYHVFCHNMRDLGTPVYSKAFFSSILETFKDNALLCVVYWQNKPVSTGFLLHYNGRMEIPWASTVKYANRISVNMYLYWQILSHAIEQGFKEFDFGRSTIDAGTYKFKKQWGAEPQQCYWYHWVPEGKEVPDLSPSSGKFDLAIKVWQKLPIPITKLIGPPLVRNLP